TGTGGGAAGCTGCTGAATCTTGATCTTGGGCTTCAGTTTTGTTGCCTTGCATTGCATTTTGGATTATTTGATGAAGCTAACATCACATCCGCACTGATCAATATGTTTTCCAGGTGTGGAAAAATGGAAATGGCACACTTAGTATTTAAAAGCAAAGTATctgaaaacataattatttggAATGAGTTAATTTCAGGGTATAAATTGAATTGTTGTGATGCGGAAGCCTTGAAGACCTTCTATGACTTGTTGCAGTTGGGGGTTGAAGCGAATGAGTATACCTTTTCAAATGTCTTGGAAACTTGCTCCAGATCTGAGAATCAACTAATGAACAGACAAATTCATGGAGTTGCGTTTAAGTCTGGCTTTGCTTCTCATGGATATGTTTGTAGCTCATTAATCAAAGGTTACATTAAATGTGGGCTCTTGGATGATTCTCTTAAGGTTTTCAATATGCTTGATAGACCAGACATGGCAGCTTGGGGGACCATGATATCTGCATTCGTGCATCAAGGCTGGGATTGTGAAGCTATTAGATCACTCAACTTGCTGATAGAAGCTGGTGAGAAAcctgatgaatttattttgggCAGCATTTTAAGTAGCTGTGCGAGTACTGTGGCCTATTGTCAAACCAAATCTGTTCACTCCCTGATTATCAAATTGGGGTTTGAAGGACATGTATTTGTTGCTAGTGCAGTTCTAGATGCATATGCAAAGTGCGGGGACATCCAAAGTGCAAAGATGGCTTTCAACCAGTCATGCAAATCCAGTGACGTTGTTATATATAATGCCATGATCATTGCTTATGCCCATCATGGTCGTGTTGTGGAAGCTTTGGACACGTATGATAAAATGAAGTTGGCTAATCTACAGCCCAGCCAAGCCACATTTGTGTCAGTTATAGCAGCCTGCGGACATATAGGCCATGTTGAAAAAGGATGTCGTTTGTTTAAATCAATGGATTTGTATGGAATGGAGCCATCTCCTGATATTTATGGTTGCTTAGTTGATATGTTCTCTCGAAATGGATACCTTGAAGATGCTAAGCAAATAATTGAATCCTTGCCGTACCCTGCTTGGCCTGCTATTTTGAGATCCTTGCTCAGTGGTTGTAGAATGTACGGGAACAGAGAATTGGGAGAATGGGCTGCCAAGAAGTTACTCCAGTTAGTCCCTCATAATGATGCTGCACATGCATTGTTGTTCAAGGTTTATTCTGAGTTGGGTAATTGGGAAGATGCAGCGAAGATGAGGAGGGAAATGGCAGAAAGAGGCCTTCGAAAAGATCCCGGACATAGTTGGATTGAAGCATGGTAAACAGTAAACACAGGACAGTGGAACCCATTACCAGTCACCTTCCGGAGAGCTGTAATGCAAATGCTTCTTCATATGGTTTTGCATGACAATTTATGCTACTTTTAAGACTTTTTCAGCATATGAAGCCACGGTATTATTCCTCACCTGTATTAACCTCACTTTCATTATTCAATCATTCTTCTTCCTGTATACTTGTGCATGACCCTCTCTTCTCTTATTTCCCAGCAGGGACAGGCAATCATTTATTACCTCCTTATTGCTGGTTTCCTTTTGGCCTTGTGTTAGAGTGGATTTTATATTGGCATGTAGAACCCTATTCATCGTTGTGTACAGAACAAAAATCGGTAAAATGTCTATAACCTATTTGTCTCTCTCGTTCAACTTGCCGCATGCACATGATACGATTGTCTTATCTGACTGGACGCGGGACAGCAAGCATGTTGCTTGTTTCTCTTTGGATTTGTTAGGTGGCAGAGCATGGTCTGGAATGGCATATGACTGGAGGTGCttaacatgaaaagaaaacctATACTATCCTTGACAAGGCCGCAGCTGTCCAAGTTACAAAATTGTTATTTGAATGCTAATGATTCATTTATTTCGAGGATTGCTTCTTGGACGGCTGCATTTACAAACTTGGCTTTTCGACCCATGAAGCCGGGGTGTGATCTGTGCGTATATGTAATGTTATTTTTGCAAGTATCTCTTCTTGTTGTATAATTATGACTCTGTAATCCTCTATTGTTGCCTGGTAGGGACAGGAAACATGTGATCTTGTAAGTATCATGGTCTTAAAAGCATCCCAGCTTGCCCTGATAAACAGTGTAGGGAATATATTTTTTCCCCCTTTCATTTCGAAGAGTAGATACCAATATGAATGCATCCATGGATGCTGGAGCAGCGAGCTTGTGTTcagcaattattttatttgatgcaCTTCGAATACATTATGATGATTTCTGTCTAGTTTGTTTCTAAGATGGGCTTTTGAAGAAGGCTAATGAACTTTCAGTGCTTTGAGGTGCTCAAGTTGGGCCCTTCCTCAACTTCTCTGCACTGGAAAGCTGTGTGAATACTGCAGAGAGGCCTCGAAGTATAtactaaattaaaatcaatagaacagaagaaaaaataacaatcagaAGCTGATATGAATTAAAATATGCATGTTGTGATCATAGctaactctttcttttttttgggctAGCCAGCTCTTGGCCATGGATTTAAGTAGCTTGCTCAAGATTTACCAAGAATTAAAAGACCCGATTATTTCTTTGGATGATTAATTACTCCATTAAAGGGCATACATAGATattgaattgaaattgaaaggaaaaaaatgaaatcagagCTAAGCtgcagggaaagaaaaaaaaaacgttttgtCTAGGTAAAACGCTAGTTTGTCACGAGCATGCACAGACAGTCGAGTCTTGCTCAAGTTGGTCAATTAAATTTCTGAATGAAGGGGACGGGATGGGGAACAAAAGGGATCTTCTATACAGGAGACAGATCCAAGTCagcaaagaagaaaatcatggaGATCATTTACTCATAAATGCCAAGATATATCTTCAGCTCACATAAAAACAtcacaaaaaatacaaagaaaaaaaaagttctttttaTATGAGACCAGAAGGGGTCAAACAatctaagaaaaacaaagtagaaaagcaaaaaaacagtGTTAACACACAGATAAGAAgccaaatattataaattttggaATGCTAGAGAAATGATAAATATAGAGACCTCAAAACCTCAGTGAGTATTGACACAATACTTTTCCGGCAGTAGAGAAGAAGATGAGGCCAATTTAAGCATCACATGGACTGAAACTTCATGAGTCCTCTACAAAAGCCATCCCGACGCCTTGAGAATGTAGAGGATAAATCAGAGATGGAGAGCtggagatatatataaatataacaacCGAGGTTGCTGTTTTGCAGCCCCAGTTTGTGTTGCAGCCAGCACAACTGAGGTTGGCTATTTTGAGCCTCTCCCTCTTCTCGGCCTCTCTCGTCAATCTTATTCTCTCCGATCTTGGTTCAACTGACGCTTGACTTACACCTAATCGAaggtaaaaaagaaaggaggagaaaaaagatTATGACCCAACAGAACCTGCACCTGGGCTACCCTCTCTTGCCAATAAACGTCTCTTGGATTGTCTCAAGCTAACCTTTTCACCAATAACCATCCATAAGCTCGACTATGTATCAACTCTCCTATCGTCGGCATCCTTTCTCTCAGGAGTTTTCTTTGCAGTTCcgaactattttttattttttaaaaattatttttaaaattaatatattaaaataatttaaaaatataaaatataattaatttttttaaaaaataaattttttaaaaacatggatTGACCCGTGTTTTCAAACAGAGCTTTTAAGCCCCTAACTTTTCAAGTCTGaccatcattttaattaatatgttgcggcttgatttactttttttacataaaaaaaaagtttaataaatc
This region of Populus trichocarpa isolate Nisqually-1 chromosome 9, P.trichocarpa_v4.1, whole genome shotgun sequence genomic DNA includes:
- the LOC7488138 gene encoding pentatricopeptide repeat-containing protein At3g09040, mitochondrial, coding for MKSIRLTSKLKTFFQFSKKVYKFNNIQLKNLHQLYSPISTKSSCSGFFIGKDSVALSKALSFCENSKSFILGTQIHGYIIKLGFSSDVFVSNNLIKFYAKGAVLRYGFNVFDGMLERNVVSWTLMVCGAIQCEEVELGLEVFLEMIRDGFVPNEFGLGSVMKACGNSVEGRVFGLCVHCFALKIGMERNPFVSCSVLSFYAKLGDIGAAERVFESLEEVDVGCWNAMIGGYAQCGYGFEAIVTASLMRRKGIFMDKYTFINVIQGCSLLGDLNFGRQIHGLIIRSELELSAPVMNALMDMYFKNGGMKSGLVVFKKMHDRDVVTWNTVFGSFSQHEDPKDIASLFHSFLLTSMRPNHITFSILFRECGKLLNLDLGLQFCCLALHFGLFDEANITSALINMFSRCGKMEMAHLVFKSKVSENIIIWNELISGYKLNCCDAEALKTFYDLLQLGVEANEYTFSNVLETCSRSENQLMNRQIHGVAFKSGFASHGYVCSSLIKGYIKCGLLDDSLKVFNMLDRPDMAAWGTMISAFVHQGWDCEAIRSLNLLIEAGEKPDEFILGSILSSCASTVAYCQTKSVHSLIIKLGFEGHVFVASAVLDAYAKCGDIQSAKMAFNQSCKSSDVVIYNAMIIAYAHHGRVVEALDTYDKMKLANLQPSQATFVSVIAACGHIGHVEKGCRLFKSMDLYGMEPSPDIYGCLVDMFSRNGYLEDAKQIIESLPYPAWPAILRSLLSGCRMYGNRELGEWAAKKLLQLVPHNDAAHALLFKVYSELGNWEDAAKMRREMAERGLRKDPGHSWIEAW